Part of the Propionimicrobium sp. PCR01-08-3 genome, CGGTGCGGCAAGAAATGACAGATACCGAGAGCAAAGGAAAGACGATGACAGAAGAGCAGTTCAAGGAAGCTATCGCTGAGTTCGCCGACAAGCCGGCGCACGAGCTGACGATGACCGAGGCGATCGACGCCGTCGGCATCGACTCGATAAGCATGTTCGAGTTCCTCATGAAACTGGAGGACATCATCGGAGAGCACGACGTTGACGTCACTCCCCAGATCGTCACGTTGCAGGATCTCTACGACGCCGTGGCAGATGGCGCCGACAGCAACGCAGCCTGAGCCGGCACTGATACCTGATCATGGAACGTGCGGTCATCACAGGGATGGGCGTGGTCAGCCCGATCGGCAACTCCCTGAGCGAATTCGAGACGAATCTGTTCGCCGGGCACCACGGCATCGTGCCCATCGACCATTTCGATGCAAGTGACATGGGGGTCAAGGTGTATGCGCCGGTGCGCGACCTCGGCGCGTCCCGGACGATCCCCGAAAACGAGTTGCGCCGGCTTGACCCGTATTGCGTCTTCGGGCTGCTCGCCGCACGCCAGGCAGTGGGCCAAGCGGGACTTCGAGGCCACGTCGATCCCTACCGGCTCGGGGTCTTCATGTCCAGTGGTCTCGGCGGCACCGAGACGCTGCTCGGCGAGGTCGAGACGATGCGGCAACGTGGGCCACGGCGGGTATCGCCCCTGTTGTTGCCGAAGTGGATACCGAACATGATCGCGGGAATCGTGTCCATCGATATGGGCGCCCACGGAGCGTCCATATCGCACAACGCCGCCTGCGCGTCGAGTGCGGTGAGCATCGGGGAGGGCCTGCGGCTGATCCGGCACGGCTACGCCGACGCCGTGATCTGCGGCGGCGCCGAGGCCATCGCGCAAAAGGTCGTGATGGCCGGCTTCCAGAACATGCGGGCGCTGAGCACGGCCGGCGATCCGGATCGGGCCAGCATCCCCTTCGACCGCGAGCGCAAAGGCTTCGTCCTGGGGGAGGGAGGCGCGGCCATCGTCCTGGAGAGCGCCTCGCATGCCGGCGCCCGGGGCGCGCGCAGCTTTGGCGAGATCACCGGCTACGGCGTCACCAGTGATGCCTCGCACATCACGGCACCGGCCGCCGACGGCGAGGCGATCGTCAGATCCATCGAGTTCGCGCTCCGAGAAGCGAACGCGCTGCGTCCTGAGAGCGGAGACGAACCTATCTACGTCAACGCCCACGGCACCGGCACGGTGCTGAACGACCGAACCGAAGCCACCGCGATCTCCCGCACGCTCGGTGACCGCGCGCTGGTGTCGTCGACCAAATCGATGACCGGCCATCTGCTCGGCGGGGCAGGAGCTGTCGAGGTCATCGCCTCGGTGATGGCTATCCGGAAAGGCCTGGTGCCGCCGACGGTGGGTACGGCGCAGATCGATGACGACATCGATATCGACATTGTGACCGGCGCCGCACGCCGTGCGCCGTTCAGCCGCACGCTGTCGCTGTCTTTGGGATTCGGCGGGCACAACGTCGGCCTGGTGATCGATGCGCCCGAAGACTGAGGAGTCCCAGGCGCCAGGCACGATGGGGGACGCTCGCGATTCCGCTTGGCTACCCGAGTTGGACGTGCTGATCGCACGGGCGGCCCTGATCGATGAGACAGGCTTTCGCCGCATCCGGGCGGGTCTTCCTGCTGAGCGACGCGAGCGCTGCGATGCCTATCATCATGCTCGCGATCGCTATGCGAGCGCGGTTTGCTTTGCCTTGCTCCAATTTCTGTGGCGCGAACGCCGGGCGGAACCGATGCCGCCGCTCGAGCGTGGCTCACACGGGAAGCCGCGATATCCACCTCGGTACGGGATGGAGTTCAACTGGTCGCACGATGCCGCGGCCTGCGTGTGCGCCATCGGCGCTTCTCCGGTGGGCATCGACGTGCAATCCAGGGTGCCGTTCGATGCAGGCCTGTTCGAGCGAATCGCCACGGCGACCGAACGGCCATTGCGCAATCGCTTTGCTCAGGCGGACGACCTCAGCCTGCTGTGGAGCAGGAAAGAAGCCCTGATCAAGCGCACCGGCCTCGGTATGAGCGCATCGCTGACGGGCGTCGACACCATCGGCGAGTCATCGCTGGTGAGCTTCAGCAGCGATGAGGTCGCCGCGGTATTCAGCGCGAGCATCGACGGCATGTCGCAGAGCGGCTTCTGCCATCGGGCACGGGTCCGGATCGCAGAACTGCGTCCGGACGACACGTCACCGGCCGCCGACGACCTAGCGGTCGCACCGGCGAGTGACCTGGCGGCCACACCGGCCGATGATCCGTCTACATCGGCGGCGTGGCGGGCACGGCCGCTTGCTGTGACGATCTGCTCGATGCCCGCCGGCTGACCTCAGACCATCGGACGCTCCCAGCCACCCTTGGTGTCGACGCCCGTCTCGGCCGCCAACTGTTCCATCTGCGCGACCTCCTCGCCCGACAGCTGCAAGGCGGCCACGCGCGCCTGAGAATCAACATGCGCGGGCTTGGTGACCCCGATCAGCGGCTTGGTCTGCTTGGCGAGCGCCCAGGCCGTCGCCACCTCGGCGATGGACGCGCCGCCGTGTGCCTCGCCGATCTTCGTCAAACCGGCGTTCAGTTTCGCCAACTTGGGAAGCGACTTGTTGTAGGTGGCGGCGCGATCGCTACCGGCGGGCAGCGGATTGTCCGGCCCGTACTTGCCGGTCAGGGCACCTTGTTCGAGCACCATGTAGGCGTAGAAGTCGAGGCCGTTCCGGGTGCAGTAGTTCACAATCCCGGCATCCTCGGACGACCGGTAGAGCAGACTGAAGTGATTCTGGATCGCCGACAATTCGACTCCGCCTGCGGCGAGGATCTCGGTGGCCCGTTTGATCTGAGCGAGATTGTGGTTCGAAACACCGACCGACCTGACCTTGCCCGACTTGACCAGCCCGATCAGCTGCGGCGTCCATTTCTCGACGTCTTGGGGATTGTGAATCCAGTAGACGTCGACATAGTCGGCGTGCAATCGCTTCAGGCTCGCATCGAGCATCAGCTCCATCGCGTTGTCCTCGGAGCCGGCCAACCCGGGAGTGAACTTGGTCGACAGGAAATAGCTCTGCCGGTCATAAGGGGCAAGGAGATTGCCCAGAATCGTCTCGGAGGTGCCCTGCCCATATACCGGCGCGGTATCCCACAGATTGAGTCCCTTGTCCATCGCCCGCTCGACCACCGGTTTCAGGTCGTCCTCGGTGAGGTGGTTGCCGAAGACCCGGTCGCCGCCGACCGCTCCGGATCCCCAGGACCAGGTGCCGAGCGCGATTGCAGGAAATGATGTGTTCATCGTCGTGACCCTTTGCTAGCTCGTCGTTTCTTCGTGCATGGCATGGTGTGATGCATTGCAGGCTGTGGCCATCTTCTGCCAACCGTCACCTTCGACGGTAACGGTGGCAGGTTGCCGTTGCAGGGCTATCGGATAGTTGAGGATCGAAAGTTCTGGCAGAAGCTTGCCCGGTGATGGGACAATCGAATCGTGATGTCTGTCGAACCGCCTGCTGCCGGAGAGCTCTTGGTCTCGACTTCAGGGCGCGGTGCGGACTTCTTCGATCAGTCGGTCGTGTTGCTGTTGGATTGCGACCAGGACGGTGCCTTGGGCGTCACGCTGAATAAGCTTTCGACGACTTCGCTGGATTCCGTGCTGCCGCAGTGGACGCAGCTGGTCGCGCCGCCGCGCGTCCTGTTTGCCGGGGGGCCGGTGTCGCCGCAGGGCGCGGTTTGCGTGGCAAAGCTGAGCAATCCGAGTGAGGAGCCGCCCGGTTGGCGGCCGGTGATGCGCGATGTCGGTCTGCTCCATCTCGACACGCCGGTCGAACTCGCCACGGGTGGCTACACCGATCTGCGTATCTTTGCGGGCTATTCGGGTTGGGCGCCCGGCCAGTTGGACGATGAGTTGGCGCGCGGGTCTTGGTTCAGGATGGACAGTCGCGACGAAGACATCTTCACTGCGCAGCCGGCCGGTTTGTGGCGGCGGGTGCTGCGGCGGCACGGGGGCGCCCCGGCCCTGCTGTCAACCTGGCCGGCGGATCCCGAACTGAACTGAGTAGGGTAACCGTCGCCCGTTGCCAGGGTCGCTAAGATGGCAATCAGTGACTGCACGGATAGGCTCAGGTCGTCTGGACCGACCGGCTGATGCCTGCAAACGAATGGCCCGGATTCAATGGGCGCGCCGCCGAGCAGACTCGACGGACGCGACGGCACAGCGGTGGATTCAGGTTCGATTGATGCGCAACGAGGGGGCATGAGAAGCAATTCTGCGGGCCCGGAGGGCCGCAAGATCCTGGTCGTTGACGATGACGCCGCCCTGGCGGAGATGCTCCAGATCGTGCTGCGTCAGGAAGGCTTCGAGACCGAGTGGTGCGCCACGGGCGATCAGGCACTCAGCGCGTTTTTGCAATACCAGCCGGCTCTCGTGCTGCTCGACGTGATGCTGCCCCGCATCGACGGCATTCGGGTCTGCCGGCAGATCCGGGAGATATCCGGCGTCCCGATCATCATGTTGACCGCGCGGACCGACACCACCGACGTGGTGCGCGGGCTTGAGGAAGGCGCGGATGACTACGTGTCGAAGCCTTTCAAGACCAAGGAACTCGTCGCCCGCGTCCGCACCAGGCTGCGAGCCAAGACGAATCCGGAGGCATCGGCTCCCGAATCGTTGCGCATCGGTGATCTTACGATCTCCACATTGAGCCATGAGGTGACCCGTGGTGGCAGGCCCATCAGCCTCACCCCACTCGAATTCGATCTGCTGGCCACGCTCGCGAAGCGTCCCAAGCAGGTGCTGACCCGCGAGGCCCTTCTCGAAGAAGTATGGGGATACCACCATGCGGCCGACACCAGGCTGGTGAACGTGCACGTGCAGCGGCTGCGTTCCAAGGTCGAGCGCGACCCGGAGCATCCGCAGATCGTCGTCACCGTGCGCGGGGTCGGCTACCGGGCCGGCGAGCAAGACCCGGGCGATGAATGATGCCCGATGAACTCACCGCACCCTGAACCCGAGTTCACCGGCGGCCCCCGCAGCGGGGGTCGCCACGCGGGTGCTCATCGCGCTCATCGCGCTCACCGAACAGACCGCCGCCGCCCGGAGAAGACAACCGCGCCTGTGCTCGGTTCGGCGAAGCCACCGGATGCCTCGGCGGATCACCTCACCGAGCAAGGCGGCACCCCCGGCCGCGAACTACCGCCGTGGATCGCGCGCCCCACCCGGGCCGTCCGCAGGTTTTGGGGCTCGTCGCTGCCGCTGCGGATGATCATCATGACCATGGTGGCGTCCGTGTTCGTTCTGGTGCTGAGCGGATATGTGTTCATCACCCAAGCCAGAAACGACCTGGTGGAGTCGAAGAAACAAGCAAGCATCATCGAGGCCAGCAATGTCCTTCGCCGGATGCAGACCCAATTGGACGACACCGATTTGGGTAGCGATTCGCTACAAGAACGACTGGGTCAGCTCGCCAGCGAGATAGGCAGCCAGCCCAGCCAGTTCAGCGTGATGATCGAGAGCGCGGCCAGCATCTTCATGTCACGCGGATTGCAGGCCGATAGCGTTCCCGATGACCTGCGCCAGAAACTGGACGCAAACTCCGAGGGCAGCTACGTCACGCTTACCGAGGTGAGTTACACCGACAACACCGCAGAGCCGGCCGTGGTGATCGGAGGACATCTGTATGCCCCGTCAGGGCAGGTCTTTCCCGTCTACCTCATCTTCCCGGCCGGCAACGAGCAGCAAACCCTGCAGATGCTGCAGCGAGATCTCGTCTCGACCGGCCTGTTGCTGATGGCATGTCTGGGCGCCATCACCTACTTCGTGGCCCGCGAAGTCAGCAGGCCGCTGCGTGCCGCCGGAAAGATCGCAGAACGCATCGCTTACGGCGACCTCGACCAACGGATGGCGGTCAAGGGCTCGGACGAACTGGCGAGGCTGGCCACCTCGATGAACAATATGGGCGCCGAACTGCAACGTCAGATCGGGCAACTCGAAGACCTGTCCCGGGTTCAGCAACAGTTCGTCTCGGACGTCAGCCACGAATTGCGGACGCCGCTGACCACCATGCGCATGGCAACCGAGGTCCTGCACGACTCCCGCGACCAGTTCAGCCCCGAACTTGCGCGCAGCGTCGAACTCCTGCACGGCCAGGAGGAAAGGT contains:
- a CDS encoding acyl carrier protein encodes the protein MTEEQFKEAIAEFADKPAHELTMTEAIDAVGIDSISMFEFLMKLEDIIGEHDVDVTPQIVTLQDLYDAVADGADSNAA
- a CDS encoding beta-ketoacyl-ACP synthase II, giving the protein MERAVITGMGVVSPIGNSLSEFETNLFAGHHGIVPIDHFDASDMGVKVYAPVRDLGASRTIPENELRRLDPYCVFGLLAARQAVGQAGLRGHVDPYRLGVFMSSGLGGTETLLGEVETMRQRGPRRVSPLLLPKWIPNMIAGIVSIDMGAHGASISHNAACASSAVSIGEGLRLIRHGYADAVICGGAEAIAQKVVMAGFQNMRALSTAGDPDRASIPFDRERKGFVLGEGGAAIVLESASHAGARGARSFGEITGYGVTSDASHITAPAADGEAIVRSIEFALREANALRPESGDEPIYVNAHGTGTVLNDRTEATAISRTLGDRALVSSTKSMTGHLLGGAGAVEVIASVMAIRKGLVPPTVGTAQIDDDIDIDIVTGAARRAPFSRTLSLSLGFGGHNVGLVIDAPED
- a CDS encoding 4'-phosphopantetheinyl transferase superfamily protein, producing the protein MEFNWSHDAAACVCAIGASPVGIDVQSRVPFDAGLFERIATATERPLRNRFAQADDLSLLWSRKEALIKRTGLGMSASLTGVDTIGESSLVSFSSDEVAAVFSASIDGMSQSGFCHRARVRIAELRPDDTSPAADDLAVAPASDLAATPADDPSTSAAWRARPLAVTICSMPAG
- a CDS encoding aldo/keto reductase, yielding MNTSFPAIALGTWSWGSGAVGGDRVFGNHLTEDDLKPVVERAMDKGLNLWDTAPVYGQGTSETILGNLLAPYDRQSYFLSTKFTPGLAGSEDNAMELMLDASLKRLHADYVDVYWIHNPQDVEKWTPQLIGLVKSGKVRSVGVSNHNLAQIKRATEILAAGGVELSAIQNHFSLLYRSSEDAGIVNYCTRNGLDFYAYMVLEQGALTGKYGPDNPLPAGSDRAATYNKSLPKLAKLNAGLTKIGEAHGGASIAEVATAWALAKQTKPLIGVTKPAHVDSQARVAALQLSGEEVAQMEQLAAETGVDTKGGWERPMV
- a CDS encoding YqgE/AlgH family protein, with product MSVEPPAAGELLVSTSGRGADFFDQSVVLLLDCDQDGALGVTLNKLSTTSLDSVLPQWTQLVAPPRVLFAGGPVSPQGAVCVAKLSNPSEEPPGWRPVMRDVGLLHLDTPVELATGGYTDLRIFAGYSGWAPGQLDDELARGSWFRMDSRDEDIFTAQPAGLWRRVLRRHGGAPALLSTWPADPELN
- the mtrA gene encoding MtrAB system response regulator MtrA — translated: MRSNSAGPEGRKILVVDDDAALAEMLQIVLRQEGFETEWCATGDQALSAFLQYQPALVLLDVMLPRIDGIRVCRQIREISGVPIIMLTARTDTTDVVRGLEEGADDYVSKPFKTKELVARVRTRLRAKTNPEASAPESLRIGDLTISTLSHEVTRGGRPISLTPLEFDLLATLAKRPKQVLTREALLEEVWGYHHAADTRLVNVHVQRLRSKVERDPEHPQIVVTVRGVGYRAGEQDPGDE
- the mtrB gene encoding MtrAB system histidine kinase MtrB produces the protein MNSPHPEPEFTGGPRSGGRHAGAHRAHRAHRTDRRRPEKTTAPVLGSAKPPDASADHLTEQGGTPGRELPPWIARPTRAVRRFWGSSLPLRMIIMTMVASVFVLVLSGYVFITQARNDLVESKKQASIIEASNVLRRMQTQLDDTDLGSDSLQERLGQLASEIGSQPSQFSVMIESAASIFMSRGLQADSVPDDLRQKLDANSEGSYVTLTEVSYTDNTAEPAVVIGGHLYAPSGQVFPVYLIFPAGNEQQTLQMLQRDLVSTGLLLMACLGAITYFVAREVSRPLRAAGKIAERIAYGDLDQRMAVKGSDELARLATSMNNMGAELQRQIGQLEDLSRVQQQFVSDVSHELRTPLTTMRMATEVLHDSRDQFSPELARSVELLHGQEERFESMLADLLEISRFDAGAAQLSCDDIDLGDLVAAEISAQQAVAASAGSELNLHRSGPCVVEADARRVQRIVRNLLSNALNYGEHRPIDVQVAGDSTAVGLTVRDHGAGFEPGQAEQVFLRFWRADESRNRVIGGTGLGLAISLEDARLHHGWLDAWSRPGEGAQFRLTLPRTQQVVLDHSPLPARPADSSPESTEPASGHETGADR